The Vitis vinifera cultivar Pinot Noir 40024 chromosome 18, ASM3070453v1 region AAATGCTCCCCCGTTTTTGGATCTCTACCTTTAAACGGCGCCGTTTTGCGCCTAACCCTAAGGATCAGGACGACGCCGTGCTTTTGCATGTCTAACATTAAACTGCAGCCCTAACTTACCAATTATAGAGCTATGATCTGCTCGGAGTTTCTTCATCTTATGACTAAAATAGACCATATTTTCAGGTTAATTACAGGACAGGGATTTCTAGAGAACAGAATCATTATGCTGATGAATTAAGCTCATTTTTTCTGAATCTGGTGGGCAGACATCAAGGGAAAATGTGTTCTTTTCCAAACAGCTTTGAGACAGGTCATAATTCATAAAGACTTGCAAAATAAGGGCATGGAAGCCCATGTAGCCATACAATAAAATCACTCAACCTTTGCAACATTTTCAGAGGTAAATAATCCAATATtcgaataatttttattaaacaagtaTTTATATTCACCAAGCAAAGCCTAACAAGCATAGAAGCTAAACCAATAAATTTACAATAGAAAGTAATGTCTCTCCACCCAAACATGAGACCAGGCGCCTGCATTTCAGATCAAGTATCTTTTCTGACCAATACACTATACACCATGCATTGAACATCAACTTGATCACCCAAGTCCCCTTGATGCACATAGCATTAAGACATCATATTTACACCTTTTCAAATTTCACAAGCtgctttgaaaaaatataagcAGATTAAATTGTACTACATATGGTAGAGCTATAAGTACTAATTCTCTCTGCAGCTGAGGCCAATTGGTGGAGGCAATTACAACCTAGATATTATGGATTTGTTCATTCTCCCTTACAGACTAGGCAGGCTCACGGGGACGAGCAGCCCAAAGAGAACTAAGAGCTCGAAGACGATGAAAGTACTCCCCCAAAGCAAGTAGGCCTCGGGCTGCTTGACGGGTTGTTAGTAGATGAGACATTTGTCGCAGGGTTTGCTGACGAAGATGATCTGCCTGTTTTGGAGAGAAGCAACACAATGTCCAACAAACAAGTTAGAAACAAGTGAAACTTCTTCCATATTCCATAGTCACAAATACACGCTTAATGTAGGTCCCAAAATTGCCACCACATAAGGTGCCCATTCTTTTTGGATAAATTCTTGCTTTGGGTTTCATACAGTTGAATTGTTAATCATAATCACACAGGGAAAAGATTTGCAATATTACACTAAAATTGGATGCCAtaagaagaaacaaaattttagagTCTTGCAACAACCACTGTACACAAGTAGTGGTAAGAatcagattttttatttttttttaatttttgtcttcctttcttcaacaatcaaaaaaccaagaaaacatACTACAGGAGAAAAGAATTCTTGGAGAGTCGACAATATTTAGAGCAAGGGTATTACCTGGTTTACAAAGCTCTCTAATGCATCCAGCTTCTCCACTGCTTCAGCCATCTGAGACCTATAGTTTCCAGCACCCACTGGATCAGTAACTATGCTCTGGGCCAGAGTCTGCTGAAGTTTATCCATTCCTTGAGACAAAGCATCTTCAGCTTGTTGTGATGATTGTCGTAGGTTGCAGACATCCAGGAGTTGTTGATCAGTCAAAGGCTCAAAATGTGGCATAAGAACCTATAAAGACAAAACTCAGTAAGCAGTCTCACCATTCATGTATCAGAAGTTGAACTCtagattttaataaaaaatatgatgacAAACTAAGTAATCTTAGATTAATGGAATGAATACTTTAGATATTGTAAAATATGGCAATGAAATATTTGTTTCAGTAGGACAAACTCACTACACCTTCTGATAATTTTCAGCAAACAGCTCAAGGATTGGGTCAATCTAACACActcttttcatttattaacaTATTATGGTGAAAGGATTGAATAATCCAAAAAATTGCATGCAGGGATTCTCATGAATCAATTTATTTCAACAGGTAATTCCTACTAGGTGGTGTTGCAATCATTAGGCAACTTTGACATCCAAAGGGTCTATCACCCCGGACTTCTTAAACTTCGAAGTAAAAAATTTACCATGCCAGTCATGCATAGTTCCCCATGGGCTGAAGAATATGGACTTGGTTTTATTACCGACCTTCAGATTTTGGTAGGGACCATATTAcacaaaacaatatttatagCATACCCAGATCAGTTACAGTCTCCCTGTAAGTACACAATCCAAGTATGAAACTGAAACTCactatagagaaagaattgaCAAGAAATGCACACACACTTGAGTGCAGTATCAGTATTTCATAATTTATACCACAGTTTTACTTAGATGATATATAATGATGTAAATGAGAAGCCAAAACCATTATCAGTAACCACTAACCACTAAGAGATAAgcagtttttgaaaacttaaaCTGAAATAAGCATTACATTTAGAAGCTCTGATGGGCGGAATCCTCCAATCCAGAGAAAAAATCGTTCAGCTGATGTTCTCCACATGCCAGACATAAGATAAAAGACATCTGCCTTTGCAGCATCAGCCTTCATGCGAAAAAGTTCATAATAGTGATTTAAAGCACTTTCCACAAGTATACGAAGCTCTATATCAGTTACATGAGCTTGCAGAGCATTCCTAAGCTCACAATTCTGTCTATGTTGCTCCTCAACCCAGTGCCCATATTCCATCTCAAACGTGGCAATCCCTACAACATACACCCTTTAGgactattttcaagaacaaaaccAGACGCAAGCAAAAgaaatttcactaaaaaaagGCACAATACTCTATTAGAACACTCAGGATGTTACAAGGAAACAGGTAATGAGGgcattaaaaagataaatgtCATATTCTACCTACTGAGCTAGATCCAAGAATATGCATATGAACTTTCAAAACACATTAGGATGTCTGCAAGTGCACATTCACCTTCTAGAAAGACAAACAATAAGAGAGGGTAAAACAGTTTCTTGAAGAATGCAGtagaatattaaaataaacatgCTGGAGTTGTGGAATGTTTATTGATCAGAAAATAGGAAGATCGGTAGATAAAAAAATGACCTGGGAGGTTAGATCATGTTAAAAGATTGATTACTAGTCTACTATTCTCCTCATAAATCTCTCTGGGATTCCTAGTCCTTTGTGTGCATGGACACATGTGTGGGGGTGTGTGTGTTAAAAGCATCACAATAAGTCTCCTGATCTCCTCATAAATCGTTGGGGATTCCCAATCCTTCTGTTTGTGTGCATGCATGTGCGGGTGTGCTCTGATAAGTGTCTGCAAAGATCAAATATTTTGTGGGGAAGCTGCTATTGTTGTTGTAGGAAAGGTGACACACCTTGTCACTCAGTGAAAGCGATTAATGATTTTGGAAACTTGAGGAATAATAGATCACCTAAAATAGGCTAGCAAATCATTGGGGAGATAAGAAGCGATTAATGAATTCACTCCTAGTCATGATTATTATGCTTTTGCAATGCATAAGCTAAACAATACATCCATGAGAGAAAGTCAATAAGTAAGAATAACAGCATCAAGAGGGTCAGGAAATCAATGAGACAAAGAGTAGTGATTGCCATgcttatcaaataaataaataatagtgaTTGCCAGAACCTGAACTAACAAACCTGAATTTATAGTTCCAGAAAAACCTACTCGAGTAGTATCTAAGGAACCCCCAATGTACAAACCCTGCAATGAGACATTCACTGGTTCATGAGATAACAAATTAAATCCCAACGCCTGATCAGTAAGAGTTTCCATAATAACAaggaatttttgaatttttatttttatttttgagagaaaaaaagtcTTCGTCTCACCTGCTGTCTGGCTCTCTCAAGCTCCTGCTCCAGTTCTGTCAGCTTCAATCTGCTTGTTTCTAATTGCTGAACATAAgcctataaaagaaaatccaaatataattaacataatatcatttaaaataaaaatatctttcatCAGTAGACATTTGCATGGGCTCGcattttcttttacctttttccTTAAACGACTTTTACGGGCAGCTTCACGATTTTGTGCCAATCGCCTTTGTGTCTGCATATAGATAGATACATTTTATATAATtcactaatataaaaaaatggcagGTCTACAAAATGCCTAATCCACCCAAGATGCATGGAGAAATAGCCTACTTAGATACGATCTATATCCAAGATAACCACATTGAATTGTGGTGCCTCTATGGGCCCTGATCAAAGTAAACACCATACAAATGTGGGAGAAACCAAACCTAGTCAATTCTCACCTAATAATGATTAAAGTTGGAACTGAATTAAGATGAAACAAAATCACTAATTCTTGACAAGCACTCAAGACAAGTAGCTACAAGTTAGTTCTTTTCCTTCGTAAAAGGATGAATGGATATCACACTGCATATCCACAAGAGGGTGTTGGTGAAAGATCAAAGAGATGGAGTTGGAGGGTTGGGATAACAAACCCACAAAGGCACTGATGGTACTGGGTTGGCAGTGCTGTGGGTGATGGCAGCAGTGGTAGTAGTAGAAAAGGAGGTGGCGGGCTAAGTCCTACAGTGGTGATAAATTAGAGTGATCAAAGGATGATGAAATTTAGGGTGGTTGTAGCAATTGTACTAGGGTAGTATTGGTCAGGATTCAAGATCATTTACATGACCACTGGAAAGTTCAATAAAGTACTATTAGAATTACCACTATGCACAGAAATTGATTATTAGATTAAGTAAAACTTGTAGagaatttaattatataatatatttgccCTTTGCGGACACTCTTTTCTATTTAAGGTTCCTAACAGCATCCACCAACAATTCAAACCTTATGATACTTTATATACAAAACCACAAATCCTGATATAGTTTGAATATAAAGTAATACTACACTGCTACATGCATAAACTTGTACAAGTAACAGTGTAAAAGTGACATTTGCAAAAGGATGTGTGGTACCACTTGTACCAAGTAGTCTTGAGGAGAGAAGCAGTGCACATATCATATGTAAAAGGTTTTAAATGTTGGTGTCAACCAATATATCAATCTTGAAAGAGAGAATGATGCATATGCAAAACCAATATACGAATGTTGAACTCCTATAATGATCCATTTAAGGAAAGCAGAACTAGAAGCAATTTTTCCCACcaaaatattcaagaaaatTTTAGGTTTAAACAGCACATTTTGGCTCCAGATATAACCAAatcaaattgagaaaaaaaaatgtaaaagaaaaaaaaaagggcagcCAATAGAACCAAGCAGCCTAATCCCAGCCATTCTAAAGATAGACTTATATATTAGAGTATGTTCCACCAAGGTTTGTGATGACTTATACATCAGAGTATGTTCCATCAAGGTTCGGATTTATGTCACAACCAGTTCTCAGCATCACATCAAACCTTTTTCTGAACTCTTGCCAATTTCCTTGCAGGCAACAGGGGCATTCCATGAACCTTAGCTAGCACAGGCACACATACATACAGAGAGAAAGTGGGAGATCACCTTATCAGTGGTTCTGTCTTCTGGTTGACTGTTTCCTGAAGGCCCTAGTGAGTCATGAGAGGTACTTTCCGactgaagaagataaaaaagTGATAATCAGTTACAGCATACCAATCAAAAGAAATaacacaattttcaaaaagCCAAGACAGCAAATTCATGCATTTTCACCTTGTTGTCTAGCATTGTATCCACCTGCATGATTGTGGATGCACCCGTAATTGGATTACTATCACCTTTGAAGGTATCTCTCCACATGCTAATCTGGTGGAGTGGCTCATGCATGCCGATCCTTCTTGAGGTGGCAAATTGAGTTGATGAAGAGCTCATATTCTATTGACTAATGAAAAAGGCAAACATAATTACCAAGTTGATAGATCACACAAATGCAGTGATAAAGAAGATGTGGGAGATTTGATTTAGTGCTGTAAATAGGATGTTGTGAATTAATTTGGTGGAGTAAATTAGGGGATAAAACCAGCTGACTCAATGTTtctaatttagattttttttttttttttctgttttcagGGTAGTGATTACTCGCACGGatgtatctttttatttttttcctttcgcAGGTATTCGGTATTCAAGagtaatcatatatatatatatatatatatatatatatatatatatatatatatatagtgttgTAATCCTAAACTTCAAAGATATAGCGGAACAATTTTTCTCTCTAAACTTTCAGAAGATTGTCAGCCTAGATTGAAACAAGAAAGCAAATAAAGTTACGAGATTATTTATTGACAAATATGACATAAATCAAGATACTTGGAAATTGGACACTAAAAATTTCAATGCATGCAGCTACCaaacaatataaaacaaaacttcaagaaaaattacaaaatggCTAGCTTTGATCAAATTacaattaatcaataaaaacatTGGGAATGAtgttatttgaaagaaaaaaaaaaaaaacctaccaTTGTTTGCTAGATCTAGATAGTGATTGTAAATAGAACCACACAAAAGGTAAATCTGTATTAAGCTTGCGCACTTTTTTTACCTCAACCTAACGTAAGAACTTCATGACTTGTAAAACCTAATTTGAAATCAAAACATTAAAGTTCTGTGAAGCAACAATAGTAGCAGCAATTTGAGACTGACAAAGCAGGCTGAAGAAAGTTGTTCTGTGAAGCAACAATAGTGGCAGCAATTTGAGACTGACAAAACAGGCTGAAGAAAGAAGCCTATGCATAAATACCTCATTCAAGCTAAGACCCACATTTTACTGAACACGAGGGAAGAAAACATGAAGAGTAATGAAAGACTTTCATGGGGCACCAGTGGTTGGCTCTCCATTCTTAGTTACAATATCTGAATACCTACCCCCTCCCCAGCTCCCATAAGGGCAACTTTCATACTGGATTAAAATGACTGTTGACTGCACAGGTTGATAACAGCAGGTAATTCTCTGTTGATGACTTTGTTACTAGAGACCGCAAAATCATACAAAAGCTACTGTAATTAGCAATAGAacatttgcttcttttttttctccgcCATCTCAAACCAAATGAAATCTCTTTAAAATTTCTGAAGCCTATTTCCACCTTAAGACTACTTGTGAATAGATTGAGATACTCACTAGATTAGAATCAATATGAAAAATCTAATCATCTCCTGATATGTAGATATATCGCTCTCTAAAAGTTCCACCAGGAGTAAAGCCAACAAATATGATGGCATAACTCCATTTCAGAAACCAGACTAACAAACAAGATTGGTGGTGGATACAGACTAGAATGACATAAAACTGAAATAAGTTTCCAAATTCCTTTAAGTTgtcatcaatttttatttgagcTTATCCTCCTGAAAACTGGAAATAAACCCAAATTAAATATGAGGCTTTTGTCAACTCTGCATTTAGAGGTCTATCTTACATTATAACCCATACTTAGTATTTACTCAAATGTCTATATAGTGCCTCCAAGCTTCTAACCTCCAATAAAATAAGCTCTCTTATGAAACATCAGCAAAGCCCACGCCAGGACAAGCTGGACCAATTATGACTTATGAGGATTACTCATACCACCAAATTTCCAAGAAGATTGGCTCTGCTGCTACCAATCAACgcacaaccaaaaaataaaaagggaaggCAGGAGTGGGGGAGGAAAGAAGGAAAGGCAAGATGAGGCAAAGGTTTTCGATGCTCTACCTCCAACTTCTTTAGCCTATTATACAACCTGCAAATTTGAGAACATGTGAAAATTATGGCCCTTATACAGCAACAGAAATGAGAAAAATTGCAACTCCACTCCTAAAGAACCAAGCAGTTTAGATAAAGAATCAAGTGAACTAGTTCACAGACTGCACTGGAAACTAATCGAACAAACATATGGGAAAGGATAGCTAAAAATCATAAGTGTCTTAAAAGCATCCAAAAATTCAATTCTCTCAGCTAAGATTATCTTACCTCTTGCAACATGCTTCAACAAATCTGTTGCAAAAATGGCATCGAAGGAACAACAACTTCACGCCGAAaacgaaaaaagacagaatcgaATTAGCAAGtgtttttccaaataaatgTCCTAAAGAAGGGTGCTCCCAGAGAAAGAAACTGGCCAGGTACAACCCAaagcaaaaacaataaaataaaaaatctcgaatttatttgtattatggaCTCAACTTAAGCCTAATACAACTCCTTTACTTAGGTGGCTGTGCTTTTCACCTTTTAAGACCAAAAACAACAGACAACGGAGAAAATTTCTTTTCCAGTCCCTTTCCCCgtttcccagcaaccaaacagaaaactAACCTTCTGATGAAAAGACAGGAAGCCTCGCCCAAATTTCAACTAAAGTCCCAGTAATCCGGCAATTATTCAGTCCAGTAAACCCTAATTCTAACAACTGAAACCCTGGCTTCTACCAATCAAAGACTAGCAGGCAACACAACCTTAATAATAAGAAACACGaaacaaaaaaccaagaaaggaggaaaaaagaaaagaaaaggggaaatAGAAACAACTTTTTGAATGCTACAGTCAACCGTTAACGTCGTCATGTTTCcactaataataaataaataaagaaaataagagtATGGTTCAGGAAAAAATGCGCACCAGGTCACTCACTAGTCACTACCTCCGCTTAACCTACGCCACTGCTGTCGTCACGCTTAACCACTTCGCTGACTTCATTTTTCTGCCTCCTTCGAGTATCTTGAAACCACAATCATTTATCTCcgcttgtatttttttatttatttttatcttaaatcttAACGCAATTGTAAcgtaaaatatataaaaattcatccacttatttttattttattttaaaaataaaataaaataaccctaAATATCacttcttataaaaaaaagacaaatttaaaaaaattagatttaatctCGAAgtcaaattatttatcaaaaaagtACAATAATAAATGGTAATTATAACACTCCTTAAGTCATAAagtaaactttattaattaagataattataataattaattcattaatatatGGATACTAAACAAATCAAACATATTCAGTAATATAAAAGAGAAAGGTATCTTATTAGCATACTAAAcactttcataaaataaaataattaatttacaaaTAGTATTCGTGTACGGTCCATACATAATATGTCATCTAGACCTCAAGGGCTAGATAGAACGATCGATTGTGTCTCTCCATCTAACCCACCCAAGATACAAATGACTTTATTTTCTAAACAAATGATGTTTCAGATAGATGGTTCAAACATACTCCTCTAATGTTTATGTTAATAATTGTCTTAAGCAAGTAAAGGGTGTTTGCAGAAAGAAGACAACATACATTTCTTGGATTTTGCATGGTTATTTGTGTTTGTTCAAATGTAACGCattttcaaacatcttaatAATACTTTAATTACGTTTTATTATGCGATATTATGGTATTGAATGTCAATGTATAACAATTGTCTTGCCCTGATGATTAATCAACAATGAAATGTTTTCTCGTAATGACTACATTTATAATAGAGCTTACGTGGTGCACAATTTGCACTTTGAAGGTGAGTAAATGCTTGAAGGTCAATCGGAGGTCAATcttgttgttttcatttaagatcGCTCATCTACATCCTAAATTTAGGATAGACCAATCATACGATCTTAGGGCCTTTTTGACATACGGTCACAAGCATGAATGGTTGTTGGACACCTTGCTGAGACATCCCACAAGTAGTAATTTCATAATATACACAACATGTTTTACCCAAAATCAGAAggtaaaaagataataatatagCATTTAAATAAAGTAAGgcaaattaatcataaaaattaaacacGTTGATAAGGAGATAAGATTACCTAGTAGCTTTCATAGTAACAACATCTACCACAAccatgttttatttatatatatatttaaaaaaaagtggaaaattaaagaaaattaaagggTAGTACAAAGCAGTTGGGAGCCAGGGATGGTACTTGGTAGTGCAGGTAAAATTGAAGAAGGGTTTGTCAGAGTAGAGGGAAAAGTCCGTGTCGTCTCTGCCCTCCACATGCTTGCTTGGAATGAATTGTGGATATGCTTAAATCTCAATTCGacttccttttttattattttattttcactttattGCCTTTGCGTGTGGGTAACTCGCGCCACGCTATGCACGCGTGTAAGCAGAGGGTGAAATGAAACTCCAAGATCTCACCCCTTATCACCAACACATCaaaattccttcactttctCTGCATTCTCCACACTTTTTCATCTCTTCCTACCTGTAAAGAAAACTTAGAAAATTTGTGGATTATGTGAAATTTTGCGACTCCGACTTGAGAAAGAAAGgaaggaggaaaaagaaaaaatagtggGTGGTGGTGAGCGTGTGATTTGGGCTTcatcatttgaaaatattggcATGCTTTTTTCGTACATGATCACCACTTGGAAATTATGGAATTTTGATCGAAAACAATGACGCTATACAATGATTCCAACTAAGATTTCCCGACACCAATGGCGTTATAATTGCCCCCAAAATGAGTAGACTAATATTTCACTACTGCCTTTTAACATACGACTGCTTGGGTCATGTTAAGCCAAATTGGCCCAAGGTGAAAAGATGTGATTCAGGAATCTGTGTGTGTGCGCAAAAATAGAATCTTTATGTAGATGGAAAAGATACCCACCATCATAAAACAGGTTATATAAGAGGAGAGTTTGGCTTTTGCTTTAAAGCTTTCAAGTGGGGCATTTGGAATCTTtcacctcaatttttttatatcgaGTTAATGGCATAATCTTTCCTAACTCCCATCACTCACAGAATCTGAGCAGTTTCTTTATTGCTCATCATCCAACTCCCCATTCAAGAGATAAACTTTTAAAATGGTAAAATGAATCTTATTAGAACGCGGTTGATAAAAAGGCGTTTTGTCCCGACACACTTTTCTAGTTTCAGATGGTGTGTGATCAAGTATTTGGCCTTAGATTTCACAAAGTACACGCAAAGTGCACTAAAGAAAATTAGATAAGATCATACACATTGATCAGGTCCCATGTCGTGTGAAATAATTGAGCTGAAGAGAGAGGTGGTCATCCAAGAAGTTCACAGGGGGGTACTGTGGAAAAAGCCTTCAAAATATTTACGGTTTGTGTCCATGCTAATATGCTATATGCATTCCAAGTACTTTACTTTAACTGGCTTTCCTGGGGTGGGAAAAAAGGAGAGGGCTTTGCTTGCATGGAAAGAACTCTTTTTAACTCCAGGGATGATCCCATCCCACCGCCACTAGAGGCCACGGCAAGGTGAGCTCGCCAAGGTCTTGACGTGATGATTCTGTTAAGTGAATATAGACAGATAATATGTATATAGAAATAGCAGTTTTGAGTAGTTGAGTGGTAGTAGGACAGTGTAGGGATCTAGAGATGCATTATTCGAGGAAGTGATGGTGCAAATGAGGAATGTGAAGTCTGGTGTAATCAATGTTTGGTTGATTTCTGATGGAcatatcatttttctctttatcaTATTCTTGGGTCGTGTATTCATGTACATATTCTAGTTGGgtaatcttttttttatatgattatgCCGAGTTTGGTGGTGACGGAGAAGGAAACGTTAGGAGCCATTCAAATCAACCTGCTTTTGTTCCCATACGTGGGAGTGGCCTAAGGTGCACTCTAAAGTGGGTAATCCACTTAGTAGAGTCTCAATTTGGGGGTCCCAAAGGTGGCTTTGGGATGTGATTCCATACAACATTTGCAATCAAACATGGGTGGAATTAAATATCCTCTCACTACCCTTCTGGGAGATTAATTTGCTAAAGGAGAAGACGAATTTCAAAACTGGCGGCCAAAGTGGCCTTTTCAGAGCAATGAGTTGCTGTTCTTTATTCTTGGAGAGACCCAACTTCAAAGCTGACCGCTCCAAAGGGAAGGATCGATATTTCCACTGAAATGTCACTCTCAACAACCCCAATAGCCCAATACTCTGCGCTCCCACAGAGGAGGGGGTGCCATCAAGGCTTCAATTTCACCTTTGTGGCTCACTATTCATGATTGCAAAATCTATGAGCTTCTTCCGCTTACTCACTCATGCAATCTGATTACCCCACGTCTCCAAAAAGGGCAAGGCAACCACTTTTCTGGGTCACCTTCGTGGACCTTTAATGCCACTAAGTATACCAAACTTAATTCAATCCTTAAATAGTAAGCAATTTGtatcttttatattattttttgaattaaatttatttataaaattattataaagcCGTATTAATCCATTATACCCGAAGACCCAAAAGGAAGGTTGGGCTCCAAGATTGATCAGGGCCAACTTCATAATTCAGTGGGCTCTCAGAAAGAGATATTTTATAAGACTGGGCTGGGATGGGCTTAAACCCTAAGCCCATGAACGAGCCCATCCAGCTGCACAACTTGTGATAACTCAACCTAGTGACCACGTGGatatcattattatattttcagaactgaaaaaaaaaatagaattattattagtaattttcattaacttatattttttttaaaaaaattactttaatttaatttttttaaattagttaaaCTATATTTTATACATAAGTTAGCAAGATTATTGGTACAACTCAAtctaattcaaatataattactAAAGGatttaattaatcatataataaaCATTTGTATTTATATCATTGCATTGGTTGTATTAATCATGTAATAAAGAATTATACAAGTATAATTGCATAGATTGCACCAGGATCATAAGAGTGCATAGAGTTTTTGGAAAATAACCACGtgtagtattaaaaaaataaaaacacttaagaatccatttgataatgattttaagaagcattaacacttgaaattttttattatttaagtattaaaaaaattagaaatatttcataaaatgacTGTCTcacatactttttattttaagatatgTTTGATAGTAATCATAGGAAATATAACCaacgtttctaatatttttaatatttgaaattttttatttttgtaatattaaaaaaattagaaacgttttttaaaatcaacttcaaacttatttttaataggtgatcttcctaaaaatatttttaaagaaaacatttaaccattaaaaatactttgaataaagATAATGTGAAACATAATTTAAATCTATTACTTTGTGATTTTTTGGAGATGCTTTAGGTGATTTTGTTGAGATGAATTGTCCCGGTTATATTTGTTTCTTCTGTTTCCTTTTCTTACTCGGAAGTCCTATTTTCCCTGTGAGTTCTATGTGTGAGTTTTGAGCCGTTATCTCTATATTTGAGGGTGGGAGactaattcaaatatatttactaaaggagttacataatttatatatggTAGTAGTTATCTAACTTATCTTAGAAACAACTACATTTGTACTGTGTGGGGGGTggggagggggagagagagagagaggtcaaAAGTCAACCTCCAAAACCGGATTCTGATGCTATTTCAGGTATGGAGAGATTTTACTCGCGAGTCATACAAGAAGAAACGACCGCGTCAAACTCTCTCTACCTCTCGGgtcttcatatatatatatatatatatatactccgGTTCCCCAGATCACTCCCTCGACTGTTTTGTCCATCCTTGTTGGCTTCTTGTTCCTCCCCATCTCTTGTTCTCTCCTTTCCTATCATTCTCAGTCTCCCATGGCCATGAGTTCTCTCTTCTCGTTTCCTCTTACATGTTCCTTCTCTCTTCACATACATAGCTAACACAATTTTATTCACATGATTTGAACCAGTACTAGCACTTTTTCTTTACTGATATTTGGTGCTTGTTTTCTGGAATTTCATTTTCAGTGTCA contains the following coding sequences:
- the LOC100255706 gene encoding transcription factor TGA4 isoform X1: MLQENMSSSSTQFATSRRIGMHEPLHQISMWRDTFKGDSNPITGASTIMQVDTMLDNKSESTSHDSLGPSGNSQPEDRTTDKTQRRLAQNREAARKSRLRKKAYVQQLETSRLKLTELEQELERARQQGLYIGGSLDTTRVGFSGTINSGIATFEMEYGHWVEEQHRQNCELRNALQAHVTDIELRILVESALNHYYELFRMKADAAKADVFYLMSGMWRTSAERFFLWIGGFRPSELLNVLMPHFEPLTDQQLLDVCNLRQSSQQAEDALSQGMDKLQQTLAQSIVTDPVGAGNYRSQMAEAVEKLDALESFVNQADHLRQQTLRQMSHLLTTRQAARGLLALGEYFHRLRALSSLWAARPREPA
- the LOC100255706 gene encoding transcription factor TGA4 isoform X2, translated to MSSSSTQFATSRRIGMHEPLHQISMWRDTFKGDSNPITGASTIMQVDTMLDNKSESTSHDSLGPSGNSQPEDRTTDKTQRRLAQNREAARKSRLRKKAYVQQLETSRLKLTELEQELERARQQGLYIGGSLDTTRVGFSGTINSGIATFEMEYGHWVEEQHRQNCELRNALQAHVTDIELRILVESALNHYYELFRMKADAAKADVFYLMSGMWRTSAERFFLWIGGFRPSELLNVLMPHFEPLTDQQLLDVCNLRQSSQQAEDALSQGMDKLQQTLAQSIVTDPVGAGNYRSQMAEAVEKLDALESFVNQADHLRQQTLRQMSHLLTTRQAARGLLALGEYFHRLRALSSLWAARPREPA